One stretch of Methylopila sp. 73B DNA includes these proteins:
- the pqqB gene encoding pyrroloquinoline quinone biosynthesis protein PqqB yields the protein MRLVVLGSAAGGGFPQWNCRCPVCDLAWKNDPRVKRRTQSSIAVETGEGRWTLFNASPDLRSQILATPLLQPTGLRETPIRSVVLTNGDVDHVDGLITLRERSPLTVYATSQISGILDANPIFGVLAKDMVAREVVALNQPFRIDDSTIEFFGVPGKVPLYLETENLTIGDAGGDTVGVGITRDGVTLVYIPGCATVDAGVLARVDGADALLFDGTVFEDDEMRQAGVGVKTGRRMGHVPISGEGGSLHAFDGAQVGQKIYIHINNTNRILVEGSAERAAVEAAGWRVSEDGLEVALGGLALERTFDDRGTTAA from the coding sequence TTGCGCCTTGTCGTTCTCGGTTCTGCCGCCGGCGGCGGCTTTCCTCAGTGGAATTGCCGCTGTCCGGTGTGCGATCTCGCGTGGAAGAACGATCCACGCGTGAAGCGCCGGACCCAGTCGTCGATTGCGGTCGAGACCGGTGAAGGGCGCTGGACGCTGTTCAACGCGTCGCCCGACTTGCGCTCCCAGATCCTGGCGACCCCTCTGCTGCAGCCCACGGGTCTGCGCGAGACTCCAATTCGCTCTGTGGTGCTGACCAACGGCGACGTCGACCATGTCGACGGCCTTATCACGCTGCGCGAGCGTTCGCCGCTAACCGTCTACGCAACCTCGCAAATCTCCGGTATTCTCGACGCCAACCCGATTTTCGGGGTGCTGGCGAAGGACATGGTGGCGCGAGAGGTCGTGGCGCTAAACCAGCCGTTCCGCATCGACGACTCGACGATCGAGTTCTTCGGCGTCCCGGGCAAGGTGCCGCTCTATCTCGAGACCGAGAATCTCACCATCGGCGACGCCGGCGGCGACACGGTCGGGGTGGGGATCACGCGCGACGGGGTGACGCTGGTGTACATACCGGGATGCGCGACGGTTGACGCCGGCGTGCTCGCCCGCGTCGACGGCGCGGACGCGCTGCTGTTCGACGGCACTGTGTTCGAAGACGACGAAATGCGCCAGGCGGGAGTCGGCGTGAAGACCGGACGCCGCATGGGCCACGTGCCCATCTCGGGCGAAGGCGGATCGCTTCACGCCTTCGACGGTGCGCAGGTGGGTCAGAAGATCTACATTCACATCAACAACACCAACCGTATCCTCGTCGAGGGCTCGGCCGAACGCGCGGCCGTCGAGGCGGCCGGATGGCGGGTGTCGGAAGACGGGCTGGAGGTCGCGCTAGGCGGCCTCGCCTTGGAACGGACGTTCGACGACCGCGGGACAACCGCGGCTTGA